Proteins from one Planctomycetia bacterium genomic window:
- the eno gene encoding phosphopyruvate hydratase yields MSSAIVDIHARQILDSRGFPTIEVDVTLADGNSGRAAVPSGASTGKHEAWELRDGDKKVYGGKGVLKAVANVNETIAEEICGMDSLDQGGVDRAMIELDGTPNKAKLGANAILGVSLATAKAAAQYAGLPLYRYLGGTGATLLPAPMMNIINGGAHADNGVDVQEFMVMPLGFDNFSDALRCGCEIFHSLKSVLKKAGYKTAVGDEGGFAPDLKTDIEALDMISKAVDGAGYKLGSQVGIALDVASTELFSEETKKYTLGGKTGKTTEISIQGMVDMLADWVRQYPAICSIEDGCSEDDMEGWKLITEKLGSTTQLVGDDLFVTNTKRLQEGIEAGRANSILIKVNQIGTLTETIEAIQLAQRNGYTSISSHRSGETEDSTIADLAVALSTGQIKTGSLSRTDRTCKYNQLLRIEEMLGSSAVYGGSLFAAKFPRK; encoded by the coding sequence ATGAGCTCTGCCATCGTCGACATTCACGCTCGTCAAATTCTCGATAGCCGCGGCTTCCCGACCATCGAAGTCGATGTGACGCTGGCCGACGGCAACTCCGGCCGTGCCGCGGTTCCGAGCGGTGCGAGCACCGGTAAGCATGAAGCGTGGGAACTGCGCGACGGCGACAAGAAGGTCTACGGCGGCAAAGGGGTGCTTAAGGCGGTAGCGAACGTCAACGAAACCATCGCCGAAGAAATCTGCGGCATGGACTCGCTCGACCAAGGAGGGGTCGATCGGGCAATGATCGAACTCGACGGCACGCCGAACAAGGCGAAGCTCGGCGCCAACGCGATCCTCGGCGTCTCGCTCGCCACGGCGAAGGCCGCGGCCCAGTATGCCGGCTTGCCGCTCTATCGCTATCTCGGCGGCACCGGGGCGACACTGTTACCTGCCCCGATGATGAACATCATCAACGGCGGCGCGCATGCCGACAACGGCGTCGACGTTCAAGAGTTCATGGTCATGCCGCTCGGCTTCGACAACTTCAGCGACGCACTCCGCTGCGGCTGCGAGATTTTTCATAGCCTCAAGAGCGTGCTCAAGAAAGCCGGCTACAAGACGGCCGTCGGCGACGAAGGTGGCTTCGCTCCCGACCTCAAGACCGACATCGAAGCGCTCGATATGATCTCGAAGGCGGTCGATGGCGCCGGCTACAAGCTCGGCTCGCAAGTCGGCATCGCGCTCGACGTCGCTTCGACGGAACTCTTCAGCGAAGAAACGAAGAAGTACACGCTCGGCGGCAAGACCGGCAAGACGACCGAGATCAGTATCCAAGGCATGGTCGACATGCTCGCCGATTGGGTCCGTCAATATCCGGCGATCTGCTCGATCGAAGACGGTTGCTCGGAAGACGACATGGAAGGCTGGAAGCTCATCACCGAAAAGCTCGGCTCGACGACGCAACTCGTCGGCGACGATCTGTTCGTCACCAACACGAAGCGGCTGCAAGAAGGAATCGAAGCGGGTCGCGCCAACAGCATCTTGATCAAGGTCAACCAGATCGGCACGCTCACCGAAACGATCGAAGCGATCCAACTGGCACAGCGCAACGGCTACACGAGCATTTCGAGCCATCGCAGCGGAGAAACCGAAGATTCGACGATCGCCGACTTGGCCGTGGCGCTCAGCACCGGCCAGATCAAGACCGGCTCGCTGTCGCGCACCGATCGGACCTGCAAGTACAACCAACTCCTCCGGATCGAAGAGATGCTCGGCAGTTCGGCGGTCTACGGCGGCAGCCTGTTCGCAGCGAAGTTCCCACGCAAATAA